From a single Collimonas pratensis genomic region:
- a CDS encoding isoaspartyl peptidase/L-asparaginase codes for MNSAQEKAYHDALSEILNAGQAILAAGGSALDAVAKAVSMLEDCPLFNAGKGAVYTHAGTHELDAAIMDGATLGAGAVANVAHVRNPILAARAVMEHSEHILLVGAGAEEFVAQHGAELVEPEYFHTEARHAQWLRARKQEGMLLLDHDAASQAATEIAPIDPDNKFGTVGAVALDLHGNLAAATSTGGITNKRVGRVGDSPLIGAGCYANNRSAAISATGTGEAFMRTVAAYDISARMEYAGQSLQDAAQHVVMDLLPRYQGRGGLIAIDAEGNMALPFNTEGMYRGYARVGAPVVTAIYK; via the coding sequence ATGAACAGCGCGCAGGAAAAGGCCTATCACGATGCCCTGAGCGAGATCCTGAACGCCGGCCAGGCCATCCTGGCTGCCGGCGGCAGCGCACTGGACGCCGTCGCCAAGGCAGTCAGCATGCTGGAAGACTGCCCGCTGTTCAACGCCGGCAAGGGTGCGGTCTACACCCACGCCGGCACGCATGAACTAGACGCCGCGATCATGGATGGCGCCACGCTCGGCGCCGGTGCGGTCGCCAATGTTGCCCACGTGCGCAACCCGATACTGGCGGCACGCGCCGTGATGGAACACAGCGAACACATCTTGCTGGTAGGCGCCGGCGCGGAAGAATTCGTCGCCCAACATGGCGCCGAACTGGTCGAACCCGAATACTTTCATACCGAAGCGCGCCACGCGCAATGGCTGCGTGCGCGCAAGCAGGAAGGCATGCTGCTACTCGACCACGACGCCGCCAGCCAGGCCGCTACAGAAATCGCCCCAATCGATCCGGACAACAAGTTCGGCACGGTCGGCGCGGTAGCCCTCGACCTGCACGGCAACCTGGCTGCCGCCACTTCCACCGGCGGCATCACCAACAAGCGCGTCGGCCGCGTCGGCGATTCGCCGCTGATCGGCGCCGGCTGCTATGCCAACAACCGCAGCGCCGCGATTTCCGCGACCGGCACCGGCGAGGCGTTCATGCGTACGGTAGCCGCCTACGATATTTCGGCGCGCATGGAGTACGCCGGACAGTCGCTGCAGGACGCCGCGCAGCACGTCGTGATGGATCTGCTGCCGCGTTACCAGGGCCGCGGCGGCCTGATCGCCATCGATGCCGAAGGCAACATGGCGCTGCCGTTCAATACCGAAGGCATGTATCGCGGCTACGCCAGGGTCGGCGCGCCTGTGGTCACCGCCATTTACAAATGA
- a CDS encoding MurR/RpiR family transcriptional regulator, whose protein sequence is MQHAAVTAWQRESAVAARIGKAYPELSKAHRKAADYVLANVFRAATMTIDELADVVGISLATANRFAHALSFDGYPAFRAALVLDFASSLAPVEKLRDQVQRPASSAEIVAAALSADMQNLEATRRALSPAQCDQAVRMILNAERIFILGFGASAFLAGIMAHALEPYCRTVQSVAGPGGPSQASRQFFKLDQRDLVIALAYPRYVTDTVTLATRAKERAAQVLAFTDSPTSPLVPLADVTLYAQTERQLSPTSDAAALSLIQAVCDAVAHRANRSVHAASKMTEAVLPWLYHADGISTPKNKNSKTAIIKSAAKAK, encoded by the coding sequence GTGCAACACGCCGCAGTCACAGCATGGCAACGCGAAAGTGCAGTTGCCGCACGTATAGGCAAGGCCTATCCGGAGCTCTCGAAAGCGCATCGCAAGGCGGCTGACTACGTCCTGGCGAACGTGTTTCGCGCCGCCACCATGACCATCGACGAACTGGCCGACGTGGTCGGCATCTCCCTGGCGACCGCCAACCGCTTCGCCCATGCGCTCTCGTTCGACGGCTACCCGGCCTTCCGCGCCGCGCTGGTGCTGGACTTTGCTTCTTCCCTGGCGCCGGTGGAAAAACTGCGCGACCAGGTACAGCGTCCCGCCAGCAGCGCTGAAATCGTCGCCGCCGCGCTCAGCGCCGACATGCAAAACCTGGAAGCCACCCGCCGCGCCCTGTCTCCCGCCCAGTGTGACCAGGCCGTCAGGATGATCCTGAATGCGGAACGCATCTTCATCCTCGGCTTCGGCGCCAGCGCCTTTTTAGCCGGCATCATGGCCCATGCGCTGGAACCGTATTGCCGCACGGTGCAGTCGGTGGCCGGCCCCGGCGGCCCGTCGCAAGCCAGCCGCCAGTTCTTCAAGCTGGACCAGCGCGACCTGGTGATCGCACTGGCTTACCCGCGCTATGTCACCGATACCGTCACGCTGGCCACCCGCGCCAAGGAGCGCGCCGCCCAAGTGCTGGCATTTACCGACAGCCCGACCTCGCCGCTGGTGCCGCTGGCGGATGTCACCTTGTATGCGCAAACCGAAAGACAGTTGTCGCCGACCTCGGACGCCGCCGCGCTGTCCCTGATCCAGGCAGTGTGCGACGCCGTCGCGCATCGCGCCAACCGTTCGGTGCACGCCGCCTCGAAAATGACCGAGGCGGTGCTGCCCTGGCTCTATCACGCCGACGGCATCAGCACGCCAAAGAACAAGAACAGCAAAACCGCCATCATCAAATCTGCAGCGAAAGCGAAATAA
- a CDS encoding cupin domain-containing protein: protein MTEKVESLRQHLIRNFNTVPTTHDLRAPLYDSLCARLATGTAAQKLGASIDTVAPGKISCPYHFHYAQEEMFIILEGSGSLRVAGEMLPLVSGDIIFIPPGPEYPHQIVNTSDQPLKYLSVSTREQPEVCEYPDSGKFLATASAGGERVFDVIQRAKNDLDYWDGEP, encoded by the coding sequence ATGACTGAGAAAGTAGAAAGCTTGCGTCAGCACCTGATCCGCAACTTCAATACCGTCCCCACCACGCACGACCTGCGTGCGCCTTTATATGATTCGCTTTGCGCGCGCCTGGCGACCGGCACGGCGGCGCAGAAACTGGGCGCCAGCATCGATACCGTAGCGCCCGGCAAAATATCCTGCCCGTATCACTTCCATTACGCGCAAGAGGAAATGTTCATCATCCTGGAGGGCAGCGGTTCGCTGCGGGTGGCGGGAGAAATGCTGCCGCTGGTCAGCGGCGACATCATCTTCATCCCGCCCGGCCCGGAGTATCCGCACCAGATCGTGAATACCTCGGACCAGCCTTTGAAATATTTATCGGTCAGCACCAGGGAACAGCCCGAGGTATGCGAATACCCAGATTCCGGCAAGTTCCTGGCGACCGCGTCCGCCGGCGGCGAACGGGTCTTCGATGTGATCCAACGCGCTAAGAACGATCTGGACTATTGGGATGGCGAACCTTAA
- a CDS encoding dicarboxylate/amino acid:cation symporter produces the protein MNIFSLWFRIPFWQRVLGGFLLGALAGWLVGAPAETWFGPLGKLYVTLIKMIAVPLVFFAVTNSISSLHGMKSVAALGGKTFLWFAITAVLAVGVGLAVASFTNPGQNLGQLAIAADYTVREVPTPIQVLLDVVPSNPFKALSEGKILQVIFFAALLGMALVKLGDKVKQVRELMGEASSAMIQITRFVLEMTPLGTFGLIAALVGSYGFERLLPLGNFVFTLYLACALHIVVVYGGLLLTHRLNPIRFFRGAFPAMQVAFTSSSSFASMPIALRSVVHNLGVKQEYAAFAVPLGASIKMDGCGAIYPAIASIFVAQYFGLHLDMSQYFIIMLASVLGSFGTAGVPGTAIVMVTLVLSSAGLPLEGIGYLVAIDRILDMMRTMTNVTGQMLVPVLVAKEEGLLDLDIYNAANSDVGLDQNSNAAA, from the coding sequence ATGAACATTTTCTCTCTCTGGTTCCGCATCCCCTTTTGGCAACGCGTACTGGGCGGCTTCCTGCTGGGCGCGCTGGCCGGCTGGCTGGTCGGCGCCCCGGCCGAAACCTGGTTCGGCCCGCTCGGCAAGCTGTATGTCACGCTAATCAAGATGATCGCCGTGCCACTGGTGTTTTTTGCCGTCACCAACAGCATCTCCAGCCTGCATGGAATGAAGAGCGTGGCGGCGCTGGGCGGCAAGACCTTCCTCTGGTTCGCCATCACCGCCGTGCTGGCGGTCGGCGTCGGCCTGGCCGTCGCCAGCTTCACCAATCCCGGCCAGAACCTCGGCCAGCTGGCTATCGCTGCCGATTACACCGTGCGCGAAGTGCCGACTCCGATCCAGGTATTGCTGGACGTGGTGCCGTCAAATCCGTTCAAGGCGCTGTCCGAAGGGAAGATCCTGCAAGTGATCTTCTTCGCCGCCCTGCTCGGCATGGCGCTGGTCAAGCTGGGCGACAAGGTCAAGCAGGTGCGCGAACTGATGGGCGAAGCCAGCAGCGCCATGATCCAGATCACTCGCTTCGTGCTGGAAATGACACCGCTCGGCACCTTCGGCCTGATCGCCGCGCTAGTCGGCTCCTACGGTTTCGAGCGCCTGCTGCCGCTAGGGAATTTCGTCTTCACTCTGTACCTGGCTTGCGCGCTGCATATCGTAGTGGTGTACGGCGGCCTGCTGCTGACGCACCGCTTGAATCCGATCCGCTTTTTCCGCGGCGCCTTCCCGGCCATGCAAGTGGCGTTCACCAGCTCGTCCAGTTTTGCCTCCATGCCGATCGCCCTGCGCAGCGTGGTGCATAACCTCGGCGTCAAGCAGGAATATGCCGCGTTCGCGGTGCCGCTCGGCGCCAGCATCAAGATGGACGGCTGTGGCGCCATCTACCCGGCCATCGCTTCGATTTTCGTGGCGCAGTATTTCGGCCTGCACCTGGACATGTCGCAGTATTTCATCATCATGCTGGCTTCCGTGCTCGGCTCATTCGGCACCGCCGGCGTGCCCGGCACGGCGATCGTGATGGTGACGCTGGTGCTGAGCTCGGCCGGTCTGCCGCTGGAAGGCATCGGCTACCTGGTGGCGATCGACCGCATCCTCGACATGATGCGCACCATGACCAACGTCACCGGGCAGATGCTGGTGCCGGTGCTGGTGGCCAAGGAAGAAGGCTTGCTCGACCTGGACATCTACAATGCGGCCAACAGCGATGTCGGCCTGGACCAGAACAGCAACGCCGCTGCCTGA
- a CDS encoding WD40/YVTN/BNR-like repeat-containing protein encodes MTERAWIASRKGLFELQQQNGRWSLGPIAFLGEPVSMVLADPRDGAVYAALNLGHFGVKLHRKDAGAAQWTEIAAPAYPLKPEDCTDPVDWTVRFIWSLACGGADEPGVIWAGTLPGGLFRSADRGASWTLMHSLWDAPERSEWFGGGYDVPGIHSICVDPRDSRHVLVGISCGGAWVTHDGGASWSLSARGMRASYLPPERGDDQNVQDPHRIVGARDTPDQLWCQHHNGIWRSANFGADWQEVSAAPLSTFGFAVAVHPAEGDTAWFAPALADQTRIPTDAALTVTRTTDGGRTFTALRAGLPQQHCYDLVYRHGLAVADDGRTLLMASTTGGVWLSENGGDSWRTISSSMPPVYAVCFQ; translated from the coding sequence ATGACTGAACGGGCCTGGATCGCCAGCCGCAAAGGACTGTTTGAACTGCAGCAGCAGAATGGCCGCTGGTCGCTGGGGCCGATCGCCTTCCTCGGCGAACCGGTATCCATGGTGCTGGCCGACCCGCGCGACGGCGCCGTGTACGCCGCCCTGAATCTTGGCCATTTCGGCGTCAAGCTGCATCGCAAGGATGCCGGCGCCGCGCAATGGACGGAAATCGCCGCACCGGCCTATCCCCTCAAGCCGGAAGACTGCACCGATCCGGTCGACTGGACGGTCAGGTTCATCTGGTCGCTGGCCTGCGGCGGCGCCGATGAACCCGGCGTAATCTGGGCCGGCACCTTGCCGGGCGGCCTGTTCCGCTCGGCTGACCGCGGCGCTTCCTGGACCCTGATGCACTCGCTTTGGGATGCGCCGGAGCGCAGCGAATGGTTCGGCGGCGGCTACGACGTCCCCGGTATCCATAGCATCTGCGTCGATCCGCGCGACAGCCGCCATGTGCTGGTCGGCATCTCTTGCGGCGGCGCCTGGGTCACGCATGACGGCGGCGCCAGCTGGAGCTTGAGCGCCCGCGGCATGCGCGCCAGCTACTTGCCGCCGGAACGCGGCGACGACCAGAACGTGCAAGACCCGCACCGCATTGTCGGCGCCAGGGATACCCCCGATCAGCTGTGGTGCCAGCATCATAACGGCATCTGGCGCTCCGCCAACTTCGGCGCCGACTGGCAGGAAGTCAGCGCCGCGCCCTTGTCGACCTTCGGCTTCGCGGTGGCAGTCCATCCGGCCGAAGGTGATACCGCCTGGTTTGCACCGGCGCTGGCGGACCAGACCCGCATCCCCACCGACGCCGCCCTCACCGTTACCCGCACTACCGACGGCGGCCGGACCTTCACCGCCCTGCGCGCCGGCCTGCCGCAGCAGCATTGCTACGATCTGGTCTACCGGCACGGCCTGGCGGTAGCCGACGATGGCCGCACCCTGCTGATGGCTTCCACTACCGGCGGCGTCTGGCTGTCGGAAAACGGCGGCGACAGCTGGCGCACCATTTCCAGCAGCATGCCGCCGGTGTACGCCGTGTGCTTCCAATGA
- a CDS encoding MoaD/ThiS family protein, which yields MATLIFTPQLARFTAAPQVQTDALTLRTGLEAAFSANPRLRAYLLDEQGCLRPNVAIFIDGHAVRDHVRLDAPLTVHSKVHILQALSGG from the coding sequence ATGGCGACCCTGATTTTCACTCCGCAACTTGCCCGCTTCACCGCAGCGCCACAGGTCCAGACCGACGCCCTCACCTTGCGCACCGGACTGGAGGCGGCGTTCTCGGCAAATCCGCGCCTGCGCGCCTACCTGCTCGACGAGCAGGGCTGCCTGCGGCCGAATGTCGCCATTTTCATCGACGGCCACGCCGTACGCGACCATGTGCGCCTGGACGCGCCGCTGACAGTGCACAGCAAAGTGCATATCCTGCAAGCTCTCTCCGGAGGTTGA
- a CDS encoding PLP-dependent aminotransferase family protein — protein MKTTRQPLYQRFAEQLRASLENGVLRPGDRLSSVRQAALQHGLSITTVVRAYELLESGGLIESHPQSGYFVRARFAAAVMPAAPEEPGRSMPLPVSAEVDVSRHVLATLKSIHQHDAVPLGSPYPDPLLFPAHRISQYHGSVLRSGGPLGVLDDLPPGHPELIRQIVRRHLETGLSISPDDVVVTVGATEAINLCLQAVAKAGDTIAVESPTFYAMLHAIERLGMRAIEVPTDPRLGMDIAALGKIMQSQPVAACMVMPNFQNPLGFEMPDENKRQLVELGARYNMPIIENGVYNELYFGNAHPSVLKAYDKRGMVLYCSSFSKSLTSAYRIGWTLPGRYRAQVEKLKFLNTLSTSSLPQRAIAAYLTAGGYDRHLRRVRRTLQQRCDIMSAFVGRFFPAGTRITRPSGGYVLWIELPSAIDSMALYRQALAEGITIAPGRLFSTSDAYRSFIRLNYSYNWTPQIEQALRRLSELAAGMLD, from the coding sequence TTGAAAACCACGCGCCAACCGCTGTACCAACGTTTTGCCGAGCAGCTCAGGGCTTCGCTGGAGAACGGCGTGCTGCGGCCGGGCGATCGCCTGAGTTCGGTGCGCCAGGCGGCACTCCAGCATGGCTTGAGTATCACGACCGTGGTGCGGGCCTACGAACTGCTGGAAAGCGGCGGCCTGATCGAAAGCCATCCGCAATCCGGTTATTTTGTGCGCGCCCGCTTTGCCGCCGCGGTGATGCCGGCAGCGCCGGAGGAGCCCGGTCGCTCGATGCCGCTGCCGGTGTCGGCGGAAGTCGATGTCAGCCGCCATGTGCTGGCGACGCTGAAATCGATCCATCAGCATGACGCTGTTCCGCTCGGTTCACCCTATCCCGATCCCTTGCTGTTTCCCGCCCATCGCATCAGCCAGTACCACGGTTCTGTTTTGCGCAGCGGCGGCCCTCTGGGCGTGCTGGACGATTTGCCGCCAGGGCATCCGGAGCTGATACGGCAGATCGTCAGGCGTCACCTGGAAACTGGGCTCAGCATTAGCCCGGACGATGTGGTGGTGACGGTCGGCGCTACCGAGGCGATCAATTTGTGCCTGCAGGCGGTGGCCAAGGCCGGCGATACTATCGCGGTCGAGTCGCCAACGTTCTACGCCATGTTGCACGCCATCGAACGGCTAGGAATGCGCGCCATCGAGGTGCCGACCGATCCGCGACTGGGGATGGATATCGCGGCGCTGGGCAAGATCATGCAGTCGCAGCCGGTGGCGGCCTGCATGGTGATGCCGAATTTCCAGAATCCGTTGGGCTTTGAAATGCCTGATGAAAACAAGCGCCAGCTGGTCGAGCTGGGCGCGCGCTACAACATGCCGATCATCGAGAACGGCGTCTACAACGAACTGTATTTCGGCAATGCCCATCCGAGCGTGCTGAAGGCCTACGACAAGCGCGGCATGGTGCTCTACTGCTCGTCGTTTTCCAAGAGCCTGACCTCGGCTTACCGCATCGGCTGGACGCTGCCGGGGCGTTACCGGGCGCAGGTGGAGAAGCTGAAATTCCTGAATACGCTGAGCACTTCAAGCCTGCCGCAGCGGGCGATCGCCGCTTATTTGACCGCAGGCGGCTACGACCGCCACCTGCGCCGGGTGCGCCGCACCTTGCAGCAGCGCTGCGACATCATGAGCGCTTTCGTCGGCCGTTTTTTCCCTGCCGGCACCCGCATCACGCGGCCCAGCGGCGGCTATGTGCTGTGGATAGAACTGCCATCGGCCATCGACTCCATGGCGCTCTACCGGCAAGCGCTGGCAGAGGGGATCACGATTGCGCCGGGGCGCTTGTTTTCAACATCGGATGCCTACCGCAGTTTCATTCGCCTGAACTACAGCTACAACTGGACACCGCAGATCGAGCAGGCTTTGCGCCGGCTGAGTGAGCTGGCCGCGGGCATGCTGGATTGA
- a CDS encoding helix-turn-helix domain-containing protein, which yields MLILDNEIDDAVLLILSALHADASDQESHRGEPGLSLARLSKRTELRMSTLRRHLTALEDAEIVSVVVNEDGTGRAILTPYGMAIFDALDESQTAGMM from the coding sequence ATGCTGATACTGGATAACGAAATCGACGACGCCGTGCTGCTGATCTTGTCGGCGCTGCATGCCGACGCCAGCGATCAGGAAAGCCATCGCGGCGAACCCGGCCTGTCGCTGGCCAGGCTCAGCAAGCGCACCGAACTGCGCATGAGTACGCTGCGGCGTCATCTGACAGCGCTGGAAGATGCGGAAATTGTCAGCGTCGTCGTCAACGAAGACGGCACCGGACGCGCAATCTTGACGCCTTACGGCATGGCGATTTTCGATGCGCTAGATGAAAGTCAAACTGCCGGCATGATGTAA
- a CDS encoding FdhF/YdeP family oxidoreductase has product MSNEKIEQYNHPAGGWGALKYVALHLLKEKVPGGGIRTLLKQNQPDGFDCPGCAWPDRDHASTFEFCENGVKAVAAEATSKRVTAAFFAQHSVAELLQQSDYELEEHGRLTEPMVYHAASDKYQPISWPDAFALMANHLNALPDPNQASFYTSGRTSNEAAYLYQLFVRAYGTNNFPDCSNMCHEPTSVGLPETVGVGKGTVTLDDFDLADTFLIFGQNPATNHPRMMGELRECAKRGATIVSINPLRERGLERFSSPQHPSDMLSRAGTTISNMFIRPTLCGDLALVKGVIKRVLELDDLALQNNAERIIDVRFIAEHTAYFDEFAADIRAESWDDIVTESGVGRDDIEQLTQVYVRGKNVIATWGMGLTQHKHGVDTIQMVSNLMLLRGNIGRPGAGLCPVRGHSNVQGDRTVGIDEKPTAAFLDRIEKVYGFKPPREHGLDVVGTIEAMLQGQVKVFIGLGGNFAMATPDTPRTWQALQSCALTVHITTKLNRSHLIHGKDALILPTMGRTEIDMQESGAQGVTVEDSMSMVHVSYGINKPVAKTCLSEVDIVARLAHATLKDSRIPWLEYVKNYALIRDEIEKVYDAFKDYNARIVHPGGFHLGVASRERVWKTASGRAQFKTLAIPKDTPVHRARRQHGPELMVLMTTRSHDQYNTTIYGLDDRYRGVFGQRRVVFANPLDIAMLGFQAGDWVDLVGVWDDGIERRADRFLLVEYDIPRGCISSYYPETNPLVPLNSFADKARTPTSKSIPVLLRRSLQLAA; this is encoded by the coding sequence TTGAGCAACGAGAAGATCGAGCAGTACAACCACCCTGCGGGGGGCTGGGGCGCCCTGAAATATGTCGCGCTGCACCTGCTCAAGGAAAAAGTGCCCGGTGGCGGCATCCGCACCCTGCTCAAGCAAAACCAGCCGGACGGCTTCGACTGCCCCGGCTGCGCCTGGCCGGACCGCGACCATGCCTCGACCTTTGAATTCTGCGAAAACGGCGTCAAGGCGGTGGCGGCGGAAGCCACTTCCAAGCGCGTCACGGCCGCCTTCTTCGCGCAGCACAGCGTCGCTGAACTGCTGCAGCAATCGGATTACGAACTGGAAGAACACGGCCGCCTGACCGAGCCGATGGTGTACCACGCCGCCAGCGACAAATATCAGCCGATCTCCTGGCCGGATGCCTTCGCCTTGATGGCCAATCACCTCAACGCGCTGCCGGATCCGAACCAGGCTTCGTTCTATACCTCCGGCCGCACCAGCAACGAAGCGGCTTACCTGTATCAGCTGTTCGTGCGCGCGTACGGCACCAACAATTTTCCCGACTGTTCCAACATGTGCCACGAGCCGACCAGTGTCGGCTTGCCGGAAACCGTGGGCGTCGGCAAAGGCACGGTGACGCTGGACGATTTCGACCTGGCGGACACCTTCCTGATCTTTGGCCAGAATCCTGCCACTAATCACCCGCGCATGATGGGCGAACTGCGCGAGTGCGCCAAGCGCGGCGCCACCATCGTTTCCATCAATCCTCTGCGCGAGCGCGGCCTGGAACGCTTCTCCAGTCCGCAGCATCCGTCCGACATGCTGTCGCGCGCGGGCACCACTATCAGCAACATGTTCATCCGCCCTACCCTGTGCGGCGACCTGGCGCTGGTCAAAGGCGTGATCAAGCGCGTGCTGGAACTGGACGACCTGGCGCTGCAAAACAATGCAGAGCGCATCATCGATGTGCGGTTCATCGCTGAACATACCGCTTACTTCGACGAGTTCGCCGCCGATATCCGCGCCGAGAGCTGGGACGACATCGTCACCGAATCCGGCGTCGGCCGCGACGATATCGAACAGCTGACCCAGGTCTACGTGCGCGGCAAGAACGTGATCGCCACTTGGGGCATGGGCCTGACCCAGCACAAGCATGGCGTCGACACCATCCAGATGGTGTCCAACCTGATGCTCTTGCGCGGCAATATCGGCCGCCCGGGCGCCGGCCTGTGTCCGGTGCGCGGCCACTCCAACGTCCAGGGCGACCGCACCGTCGGCATCGATGAAAAGCCGACCGCGGCTTTCCTCGACCGCATCGAAAAGGTGTACGGCTTCAAGCCGCCGCGCGAGCACGGCCTGGACGTGGTCGGCACCATCGAAGCGATGCTGCAAGGCCAGGTCAAGGTCTTCATCGGCCTCGGCGGCAACTTCGCCATGGCGACGCCGGATACGCCACGCACCTGGCAGGCGCTGCAATCCTGCGCGCTGACCGTGCACATCACCACCAAGCTCAACCGCAGCCATCTGATCCACGGCAAGGATGCACTGATCCTGCCGACCATGGGCCGCACCGAGATCGACATGCAGGAAAGCGGCGCGCAGGGCGTGACGGTGGAAGACTCGATGAGCATGGTGCACGTTTCTTACGGCATCAACAAGCCGGTCGCCAAGACCTGTTTGTCCGAGGTCGACATCGTCGCGCGCCTGGCGCACGCCACGCTCAAGGACAGCCGCATCCCATGGCTGGAGTACGTCAAGAACTACGCCTTGATCCGCGACGAAATTGAAAAAGTGTACGACGCCTTCAAGGACTACAATGCGCGCATCGTCCATCCGGGCGGCTTCCATCTCGGCGTCGCTTCGCGCGAACGGGTCTGGAAAACCGCCAGCGGCCGCGCCCAGTTCAAGACCCTGGCGATTCCGAAAGACACGCCGGTGCACCGCGCGCGGCGCCAGCACGGCCCCGAGCTGATGGTCCTGATGACCACTCGTTCGCACGACCAGTACAACACCACCATCTATGGCCTCGACGATCGCTATCGCGGCGTGTTCGGGCAGCGCCGCGTGGTGTTTGCCAATCCGCTGGATATCGCCATGCTGGGCTTCCAGGCCGGCGACTGGGTCGACCTGGTCGGCGTCTGGGACGACGGCATCGAGCGCCGCGCCGACCGTTTCCTGCTGGTGGAATACGACATCCCGCGCGGCTGCATCAGCAGCTACTATCCGGAAACCAATCCGCTGGTGCCGCTCAACAGTTTTGCCGACAAGGCGCGCACGCCGACGTCCAAATCGATCCCGGTGCTGCTGCGCCGCTCCCTGCAGCTGGCGGCTTGA
- a CDS encoding LysR family transcriptional regulator yields MDRVETMQVFVRVAETGSFTKAADSLGLPRATVSSAVQQLEASLGARLLQRTTRRVHLTQDGSALLERCYQLLSDFEEISGLFKQAPAQASGKLKVDVPSRLARRMIAPALPEFFKLYPEIELELRCTDRAINLIQEGVDCVLRVGQPENSSLVARPLGQFALMNCASPAYLEKHGMPASPADLVRHWAINYISPTTGRSALWEYSEDGVIVNLEMPSRVAVNNAETYIACCLAGMGLIQVPAYDVRDHIASGELLEVMPQARAGSMPIYALYPHRRHLSGRVQVFIDWIATLLPPDLQTGSIPAAFVTPV; encoded by the coding sequence ATGGATAGAGTCGAAACCATGCAGGTATTCGTGCGCGTGGCCGAGACCGGCAGTTTTACCAAAGCCGCAGACAGCCTCGGCCTGCCGCGCGCCACCGTGTCCTCGGCGGTACAGCAGCTGGAAGCCAGCCTGGGCGCACGACTACTCCAGCGCACCACGCGCCGGGTCCATCTGACGCAGGATGGCAGTGCTTTGCTTGAACGTTGTTATCAATTGTTGTCCGACTTTGAAGAAATCTCGGGACTCTTCAAGCAGGCGCCGGCACAGGCCAGCGGCAAGCTCAAGGTCGATGTCCCCAGCCGCCTGGCGCGGCGCATGATCGCCCCGGCCTTGCCAGAATTCTTCAAGCTTTATCCCGAGATCGAACTGGAACTGCGTTGCACCGACCGCGCCATCAACCTGATACAGGAAGGCGTCGATTGCGTATTGCGCGTCGGCCAGCCGGAAAACAGCAGCTTGGTGGCGCGCCCGCTGGGCCAGTTTGCACTGATGAATTGCGCCAGTCCGGCCTACCTGGAAAAACACGGCATGCCGGCCAGCCCGGCCGATCTGGTCCGGCATTGGGCCATCAACTATATTTCTCCCACCACGGGCCGCAGCGCGCTCTGGGAGTACAGCGAGGACGGTGTCATCGTCAACCTGGAAATGCCTAGCCGGGTAGCCGTCAACAATGCCGAAACCTATATTGCCTGCTGCCTGGCCGGCATGGGCCTGATCCAGGTGCCGGCTTACGATGTGCGCGACCACATCGCCTCTGGCGAACTGCTGGAAGTCATGCCGCAGGCGCGCGCAGGCTCCATGCCGATCTATGCACTGTATCCACACCGCCGCCATCTGTCGGGCCGGGTGCAGGTATTCATCGACTGGATCGCCACCTTGCTGCCGCCCGATCTGCAAACCGGATCAATCCCTGCCGCCTTCGTAACACCAGTCTGA